One genomic region from Desulfobulbaceae bacterium encodes:
- a CDS encoding Fic family protein, whose amino-acid sequence MKEFLTFKSGKFYFSDKYDSSQVDNLLVRATVLNETIVDLPILPELASQIQPDIMYSSISGTAAIEGNPITGDDVKRIARGEEIEIYTKKDQQEIKNLIKAYNLLSSIEPTAEPFILTEELICELHKIITSDVPDENNLPGKYRNDIVHVGDKAHGGVYTPPKIKEDIKNLMMEFVEWINGDEILHLNPFIRASLSQYYFCIIHPFWDGNGRTSRLIEAIILQSSNIKYVPRELSNYYYRNVDDYYNSFSKTIKLKKDSTPFIKFCLEASVDSLARIKETIIYFIRKFSLRDFYRFEKQKKRLTSRQLELLYLLLDNPTSFTLKELQEKIPFSILYSKATTQTARRDLKKLVSQKFLLVDESNKYSLNFRVLG is encoded by the coding sequence TTGATTTACCGATTCTTCCTGAACTAGCATCACAAATCCAACCTGACATCATGTATAGTTCTATCTCTGGCACAGCCGCTATTGAGGGCAACCCAATAACTGGGGATGATGTAAAAAGAATTGCCAGAGGGGAAGAAATAGAAATTTACACCAAAAAGGACCAGCAAGAAATAAAGAACCTCATAAAAGCTTATAACCTCCTTTCTAGTATTGAACCGACCGCCGAACCTTTTATTTTAACTGAAGAACTCATTTGCGAACTCCACAAAATAATAACTAGCGATGTGCCAGATGAAAATAATTTACCCGGGAAATATAGAAATGACATCGTTCATGTCGGCGATAAAGCTCATGGGGGAGTGTATACTCCTCCTAAAATTAAAGAAGATATAAAAAACCTAATGATGGAGTTCGTTGAATGGATAAACGGTGATGAAATTTTGCACCTTAACCCATTTATTCGAGCCTCACTTTCTCAGTATTATTTTTGTATTATTCATCCATTTTGGGATGGAAATGGCAGAACATCAAGACTTATCGAAGCTATTATTCTTCAGTCTTCAAACATAAAATATGTCCCTCGCGAGCTATCAAACTATTATTACAGGAATGTGGACGACTACTACAATTCATTCTCCAAAACAATTAAATTAAAAAAAGACAGTACACCTTTTATAAAATTCTGCCTAGAAGCGTCTGTTGATAGTCTGGCAAGGATAAAAGAGACAATTATTTACTTCATAAGAAAATTTTCACTACGAGATTTTTATAGATTTGAAAAACAAAAAAAGCGACTCACTTCAAGGCAACTTGAGCTTCTTTATTTGCTTTTAGACAACCCAACAAGTTTTACCCTTAAGGAACTACAAGAAAAAATACCATTTTCAATTCTATACAGCAAAGCAACAACCCAGACAGCAAGACGGGACTTGAAAAAATTGGTTTCCCAAAAATTTCTCTTGGTCGATGAAAGCAATAAATATTCTCTTAATTTTAGAGTATTAGGTTAA